The Microlunatus soli genome contains the following window.
GCGCCATCGCCAGCTCGCAGCCCGGACGTTGTGGGCTGCGGATCACGTCGAAGCCGTCCGGTTCAAGATCATCGGAGAACACGATCAGCTGCAGCCCGCGGTCGACCAGGGTGCGGATCCGGGGAAGGTCATCGGCACTGGCGGCGTCCAGGAAGGCGGCGTCGACCGGTTGGCCGTCCAACACGTCGCCCCAATCCCCATCGGCCAGGATCAACGGTTGCAGACGGTGTCCGGAGGCAGCCGCGCTGACCGCCTGGCTCACCGACTGACACCACGGATCGGACAGCTGGGTCAGCGACAACAGCACCAGCCCCGATCGGCCGGTGCGGACCGCCCGGGCCGCCTGGTTGGGACGGTAGCCCAACTCCTCGGCGATCGCCCGGACCCGTTCGGCCGTCTCGGCCGAGGCAGCCACCCGGCCGCTCGGCCGGCCGGACAGTACGAAGGACACCGTCGCCACCGATACACCGGCACGGGCGGCGACCATCTTCATGGTCGGTCGCCTGGCCGGGGTGTCGGTGCTCACCCCAGAAGAGTAACGGGGTGCGGCCTATTCGTCGCGAGCGTAGCTCAACGTCTCGCCGCGCGCGCCGGACATCCAGATGTCGTTGCACGCCGCGGCGAACTCGTCCAGGCCTTCGATGATCGCGCCGAAGACGTTGCCCGGAACCCAGCCCTGATCACCGTTCAGCAGCAGGTTGTTGCGGCCGTAGAAGACGGCAAGATCAATGATCTTCTGCTGATCCTTCGCCGAGCTGTCCTCGCCGTGCAACGGACCGTCCTCGGTCTCGTAGCCGTGCGACGGGGTGACAAGATCATTACCGTCGAACGCGAAGTAGCACAGGTCGCCGGGAATCGGTGTGACGGTGGTGTTCTCCTTGCCCGGTTCGGTTGCGGCGAAGGCCGGCACCAGGTTGTAGATCTCGTTGCGCGCGTACTTGCCGTGGTATACCTGCCCGGACAGCGGCAACGCATCCCACACGGCGTTCGCGGTCCGTGGCGCCTCGTCGTCCAGCAGCTTGGCCCGGCAGCTGACATTGCGTGATTCGAGGGTGATGCGCAGGTAACGCGTCATGGTCAGATATCTCCTTGGGTGCTTTCCGGGTTCATCCGGTGATCAGGTTCGGCAGCCGGAGGTGCCAGTCGGTGCGGTCCTGGAACGCCTGCCCGGCCCGCAACACCAGCCGGTCGGCATGCCGGGGCCCGACGATCTGCAGGCCGACCGGCAGACCGTCGCTGAAGCCGCAGGGCACACTGAGCGCCGGCTGCTGGGTCATGTTGAACGGATAGGTGTACGGCGTCCAGCTCGTCCACAGCTGCGACGGCCAGCCCTCCGGCGCCTGCCGCTCGGTGCCGAAACTGGTGATCGGCATCGTCGGTGTGATCAACAGGTCGTAGTCGGTGTGGAACGCGCCCATCGTGACGCCCATCGCCATCCGCACCGCGGTCGCATCCAGATAGTCCGACGCGTTGAACCCACGCCCGGTCTCGACGATCCTGCGCAGGCCGGGATCGATGGAGTCGAACTCCTCGTCGTGGCCCTGCAGCACCTTGGCTGCACCGGAGAACCAGAGCACATGGAACGCCTCGACCGGGTCGGCGAAACCGGGATCGACCTCGGTGACCTGCGCGCCCGCCTCGGCGAACACGGTGACCGCATCCCGGACCGCTGCCAGCACGCCGGGAGCATTACGGCCATAGCCGAGATCGGCGGAGAAGCCGATCCGTAGACCCTCGACACCGTCACCGAGACCGTCGGCGAAGGAACCCTGCGGGGTCGGCATCGCCGACCAGTCCCGATGATCGAAACCGGTGATCAGATCCAGCAGGATCGCGGCGTCGGCAACGGTCCGGGTCATCGGTCCGGCATGGGACAGGGTGCCGAACGGGCTCGGCGGATACATCGGGATCAGGCCGTAGGTCGGCTTCAGCGCGGTGGTCCCGGTGAACGACGCCGGAATGCGGACCGAACCGCCGCCGTCGGTGCCGATCGAGACCGGGCCCATCCCGAGCCCGACCGCGGTCGCCGAACCGCCGCTGGAGCCGCCGGCATGGTGATGGGCGTCCCACGGGTTGCCGGTGGCACCGTAGGCGGGAGAGTCGGTGACACCCTTCCAGGCGTACTCCGGGGTCGTCGTCTTGCCCAGGAACACTGCACCGCCGGCCCGCAGTCGGGCGACGGCGGGCGCGTCCTCGGTCCACGGCCCGGCCTTGTCGATCAGTTTGCTGCCCCGCAGGGTCGGCCAGCCGTCGGTGAGGAAGATGTCCTTGATCGACATCGGCACGCCGTCCAGCGGTCCGAGCGGTCGACCCTGTTGCCAGCGGCGTTCCGATTCGGCAGCAACTGCCAGCGCTCCGTCGGGGTCGACCAGCACGAACGCGTTCACCCGGTCCTGGAACTGCTCGATGGCTTGCAAAGCGGCCTCGGTCGCCTCGACCGGAGAGACCGTGTTGCTGCGATACCGGTCGACCAGGTCGGTCGCAGTGATCATGGACAACTCGTTCATTGCTGCCCCCTTCCGGTCGGCGCGGCATAGCCTCGCTGCTTGTCCACGATGTTGATCAATTCGCGGCCGTCGAGCCAGCGGTCGGCCTGCTCGACGAACTGGGTGGCCAGTCGATCGAGCCAACCCTCGGTGTCGCCGGAGAGGTGCGGGCTGATGTGCATCCCCGGTTCGTCCCAGAACGGATGATCATCGGCCAGCGGCTCGTCGACGAAGACGTCCAGCGAGGCCGCGCCGAGGTGCCCCGACCGCAGACTCTGCAGCACCGCGTCCTCGTCGACCGAGGGACCTCGGCCGACATTGATCAGGTGGGCGCCCGGCCGCATGGCCGCCAACACGTCGGCGTTGATCATGCCGGTGGTCTGTGCGGTCAGCGGCGCGGCCATCACCAGATGATCGACGGTGCCGACATGATCAACGAGCCGCGCACTGTCCACCACGGTGCCGAAGTCCGGGTCGTCGGTGGCGGTTCGGCGGCCGGCTCCGGTGACCTGCATACCGGCGGCTCGGAGCAGTCGGGCGATGGCCCGGCCGATGCCACCGGTGCCGATCACCAGCACCGGCATCCCGGCGATCGACCTGGTCTCCCGGTGCTGCCAGCGGTGGGCCTGCTGCAGGTCCCTGCTGCGGTAGAGCTGTTTGGCCTGGGCCAGGATCGCGGCCAGCACGTACTCGGCGATCGGCTGGTCGAAGACTCCTCGCGCATTGGACACCAGGACCTCGGAGCCGACCAGATCGTCGAACAGCAGTGCGTCCACACCGGCCGAGGCGACATGGATCCATTCCAGTCGGCGAGCGCGGGGCCAGGCGATCCGCACGGCGGGGGAGAAGAAGTCCCAGACGAACAACGCGTCGGCGGTCTCGATCGCCTCCGGCAGGGTGTCCGCGGTGGCGTAGATCACATCGGCTCGATCGGTCAACTCCTCCAGTCCTGGTGGGCGATCATGATCATCTCGGCATAGCACCGCGATCGTTCTGCGCACGACACGAGCCTAGGAATCGGCATGGCAGATTGTCAACAATCTACTTGGCATGCAGACTAGGTGTCGTAGACCCGAAATGCGGTGCATCGGTCGGGCGTCTGACGGAGTGGGTTGCGAGGCGGAGGAGGTGCGCATGCCGGGCGCAAGTAGGGCGGCGACAACGCAGCAGGTCGTTGCTTCACGCGTTCGCGGGACACGGCATGTGTCGGGCGCAGGAGGTTAGCTGATGTACGTCGAGGGGAGCGGGCTCGCCATCGGGGTCGTGGTCCCGCACGACATGGCGCTGGATCGTGAGTTGTGGCGCTGGACCCCCGACGATGTCACGTTGTTGTTCACCCGGACGCCGTATTCGCCGTTGGAGGTGACGGCGGAGTTGGTCACCGATCTGAGTGATCCGGAGATGATCGGGCGGGCGGCGACCGATCTGGTCACCGTGGAGCCGTTGGCCTATGCCTATGGCTGTACGTCGGGCAGTTTCATCCGGGGTGAGGCCGGGCAGCAGGCGATTCTGGATGCGATCACCACCACGACCGGTCGTCCGTCGGTGACCACCAGTGGTGCGTTGGTGCGGGCGATCCGGCAGCTGGGGTTGCGTCGGGTGGCGGTGGCCAACCCGTATGCCGATGACATCTCGGTCGCGTTCGAGCACTATCTGCACGAGGTCGGTCTGGAGGTGGCCGGGTCGCGGAATCTGGGGATGATGCACGACATCTGGCGGGTCGATTATGCGACCACGCGGCAGTTGTTGCTGGCCGCTGATCGTGACGATGCCGACGGGATCGTGGTGTGTTGTACGAATCTGGCCAGCTATGACCTGATCGCGGAGTTGGAGGCCGAGTTGGGCAAGCCGGTGATCACGGCCAATCAGGCCACCATGTGGGCCGCGTTGCGACTGGTCGGACGGCAGGCCGTCGGACCCGGCCAACGACTGATCGAGAGCGGCAGCTCGATCCCTGCACCACCCCGGGGTCCGGGACGGGCCACCCCGGAGATGTTGACCGCCGAACCGATGAGGAGTCTGCATTGAGTCCTGCTCCACTGAATGCCCGGCAGTTGGACACCGATCCACTGACTGCCGCACCGCCGGAGGAATACCAACGGCGGCTCAGATTGGTCCATCGGGAGATGTCGGCCCGATCGTTGGCTGCACTGGTGGTAGCCGACCCGGCCAATCTGTATTACCTGACCGGCTACAACGCGTGGTCGTTCTACATGCCGCAATGCCTGATCATCCCGGCCGACGGCGTACCGCATTTCTTCGCCCGCGCCATGGATGCCGCCGGCGCCGGTTTCGGCTCCGACCTGGCCGAGGATCGCGACCGGGTCCACGGTTATCCCGAGGACCTGGTGCACCGGTCCGACGTGCATCCCTTTGACTGGATCACCGACCGGGCCTGTGAGCTCGGGCTGCTGCCACCGGACGGGCAGATCGCGGTCGAGGCCGATGCCAACTTCTTCACCGCCCGTGGCTATCTCGCGCTCGGTGCCAGGGTCGGTGCAGATCGGCTGGTCGACAGTGCCGAACTGGTCAACTGGGTACGCCTGGTCAAGTCCGACTACGAGGTCGCCCGGCTGCGTCGGGCCGGCACGATCTGCCAGAACGCCATGCTGACAGCGATGCAGGCGGTCGAGGTCGGGATGCGGCAGTGCGACGTGGTCGCCCAGGTGAGCGCCGCTCAGGCGTCCGGGACCACCGAATTCGGTGGTGACTACCCGGCGATGGTGCCGATGTTGCCGACCGGCACCTCGGCCGGGGTGCCGCACCTGACCTGGAACGCGGACCGGTTCGTCGCCGGCGAGGCGACCACGATCGAGCTCTGCGGGGTCTACCAGCGTTATCACGCACCGCTGGCCCGCACGGTGATGCTGGGCAGGCCGCCGCAGCGGTTGTCCAGGGTGGCCGGGATCATCACCGATGGGATGGCGGCCCTGCTGGATCTGGTCAAACCCGGGATCACCGGGGACGAGGCCCACGCCGCCTTCGACGCGGTGTTGGTCCGGCACGGACTCACCAAGGAGTCCAGGGTCGGCTACTCGATCGGGATCGGCTACCCGCCGGACTGGGGTGAACGGACGGTGAGTCTGCGCCGTGGCGAGCAGACGGTGCTGGCCGAGAACATGGCGTTCCACGTGATCGCCGGGATGTGGATGGACGGCTGGGGGTACGAGATGAGTGAGCCGATCCTGATCGGTGCTGACGGCGCCGAGCGACTGACCGAAGTTGATCAAGGGCTACGAGTGAAGAGGTGAGGATGCGATGAGTGCAGTGACCAGGGACACCCTGTTGGCGGCCCGGACGGGTCAGTTGGTGGGGTCGGTGATCGACTCCTCGACTTCGCTGCTGCAGAAGCAGAGCCACGACATCGTACGGTTCGCGATGGGCAGTCCGGCCGCCGAGGCGATCCCGGACTTCTCCTCTGTCGCTGCCGATGCGCTGAGCGCCGACGCCTTCGACTACGCCGCCACCGAGGGCGACCCGAAGCTCCGTTCCGCCTTGCTGGAGATGCTGTCCGGGACGACCGATGAAACCACGCCGGACCGGTTGACGATCACCGCCGGCGGCATGCAGGGGCTCGATCTGTTCGGCAAACTCTTCATCGACCCGGGCGACCTGGTGGTGATCGAGTCGCCGACCTACACCAACGGCAGTGCCACCGCGCTGTCCTACGGTGCTGAATTGCTCGAGGTCGGTGTCGATGCCGACGGCATGATCGTCGACGAGTTGGAGGCCGCGGTCGCGGCTGCCGGGCGGAAGCCGAAGGCGATCTACGTCATCCCGACCTTCCAGAATCCGTCCGGCACGACGCTCAGTCTGCAGCGCCGACTGAGGCTGCTGGAATTGGCCCGCGACTGGGGATCGATGATCATCGACGACGACCCGTACGGAATGCTGCGGTTCGCCGATTCCGAGATCCCGTCGCTGCGGGCGTTGGCTGAGGGAGATCCGCTGGTCTTCTCGGTGCGTACCTTCTCCAAGATCATCGCCCCCGGTCTGCGGGTCGGCTGGGTGGACGCCGATCCTGCGTTGCAGCCGTTGTTGATCAACGCGAAGCAGGCGATGGACACCTGCGCCAACCTGCCCAATCAGCGGCTGATCGCCGGGTTCCTGTCCGAGGGCAGGTTGGCCGGCCATCTGACCGAGCAGCGCGCCCGCTACGCCGAACGCAAGACGGCGATGCAGTCGGCGTTGACCGAGCACTTCGCCGATCTGGGGACCTGGACCGATCCGTCCGGCGGCTTCTTCCTCTGGGTGACGTTGCCCGGCATCGACACCCAGGGGCTCTTCGAACGGGCGCTGGCTGCCGGCGTCGCCTACATCCCGGGTCCGGCGTTCTCTCCGTCCGGCCGGTTCGGTGATGCCTTGCGACTCTGTTTCGCCTCCAGTACGCCGGACCGGATCGCCGAGGGGGTTGCCCGGCTGCGGCGTGCTGTCGATGGCTGAGCTCAGCCTGCTGCAGGCTTCGGTGCTGGACCTGATCGGTGTCGAGGAGATCACCTCACTGGCTGCCGGTCTGGTGGTCGCGCCGGGAGAGAATCCGCCGGGCCAGGAACAGGCGACCGTTGACGTGCTGGCCCAGGCCTGCGCGCTGCGCGGACTTGATCATGAAACCGACGAGGTCCGGCCCGATCGACCCAACCTGCGGGCGGTGCTGCCCGGTGGCTCGGGTCCGGGGGTGTTGCTGCTCGGGCATTCCGACGTGGTGCCGGTCGGCGACGGCTGGACCACCGATCCGTACGGCGGTCTGGTCCGTGACGGGCGGCTCTACGGGCGCGGGTCGTCGGACATGAAGGGCGGTCTGGCAGCGATGATCGTCGCGATGGGCGCACTGCGTCGTTCCGGGGTGCCGCTCAGCGGCCCGGTCGAGCTCGCGGTCACCGTCGACGAGGAGGACGCCGCCCTCGGTGTGCAGCATTACCTGGCGGCCGGACACGGTCATGATCATCTGGGCTGCATCGTCGGTGAACCGACCGAGCTGCAGCCGATCATCGCCGCCCGCGGCGACGCCTATCTGACGGTGCGGGTGACCGGCCGGGCGGCCCATGCCGGGCACCCGTCGGACGGGCTGAACGCGATCGTCGGCGCCGGACGGGTGATCGACGATCTGTCCCGGTGGCATCGCGAGCTCGCCGCCGACGCGCACCCGCTGGCCGGTCCGGCGACGGTCAGTGTCGGACGGATCGACGGCGGCACCGGCGCCTCCATCGTCGCCGCCGAATGCGAACTGACCGCCGACCGTCGGCTGCTCCCCGGCGAAACCGGTACGGACGCTCTGAAGACCCTGACCGGCCGTCTCGATCAACTGGGGCTGTCCGCCGACGGCTACCGGACCGAGGTATCGGTGGGGCTGGACATGCCTGGTTTCGAGACCGCGGCCGATGATCAGCTCGTGCTCGCTGTCCGGTCGGCGGCTCGGGCAGCGTCGGCTCCCGATCATGACCCCGGTGGCTGGACTGCTGCCTGT
Protein-coding sequences here:
- a CDS encoding aminotransferase-like domain-containing protein; the encoded protein is MSAVTRDTLLAARTGQLVGSVIDSSTSLLQKQSHDIVRFAMGSPAAEAIPDFSSVAADALSADAFDYAATEGDPKLRSALLEMLSGTTDETTPDRLTITAGGMQGLDLFGKLFIDPGDLVVIESPTYTNGSATALSYGAELLEVGVDADGMIVDELEAAVAAAGRKPKAIYVIPTFQNPSGTTLSLQRRLRLLELARDWGSMIIDDDPYGMLRFADSEIPSLRALAEGDPLVFSVRTFSKIIAPGLRVGWVDADPALQPLLINAKQAMDTCANLPNQRLIAGFLSEGRLAGHLTEQRARYAERKTAMQSALTEHFADLGTWTDPSGGFFLWVTLPGIDTQGLFERALAAGVAYIPGPAFSPSGRFGDALRLCFASSTPDRIAEGVARLRRAVDG
- a CDS encoding LacI family DNA-binding transcriptional regulator, whose product is MSTDTPARRPTMKMVAARAGVSVATVSFVLSGRPSGRVAASAETAERVRAIAEELGYRPNQAARAVRTGRSGLVLLSLTQLSDPWCQSVSQAVSAAASGHRLQPLILADGDWGDVLDGQPVDAAFLDAASADDLPRIRTLVDRGLQLIVFSDDLEPDGFDVIRSPQRPGCELAMAHLLASHSRIGCLTGTDPDRPGWHREHAYLDALQQAGIERRPDDLQRYTRDQVGVYEAALRMLDREDRPTAVFAASDFAAITAINVALRLGLSVPDDLAVVGVGNTEEGALMHPSLTSAGPTDFFASLAELIITVAGRPTDHRPRRHDFPWRVHLRESSPA
- a CDS encoding DUF3830 family protein, whose translation is MTRYLRITLESRNVSCRAKLLDDEAPRTANAVWDALPLSGQVYHGKYARNEIYNLVPAFAATEPGKENTTVTPIPGDLCYFAFDGNDLVTPSHGYETEDGPLHGEDSSAKDQQKIIDLAVFYGRNNLLLNGDQGWVPGNVFGAIIEGLDEFAAACNDIWMSGARGETLSYARDE
- a CDS encoding amidase; translation: MNELSMITATDLVDRYRSNTVSPVEATEAALQAIEQFQDRVNAFVLVDPDGALAVAAESERRWQQGRPLGPLDGVPMSIKDIFLTDGWPTLRGSKLIDKAGPWTEDAPAVARLRAGGAVFLGKTTTPEYAWKGVTDSPAYGATGNPWDAHHHAGGSSGGSATAVGLGMGPVSIGTDGGGSVRIPASFTGTTALKPTYGLIPMYPPSPFGTLSHAGPMTRTVADAAILLDLITGFDHRDWSAMPTPQGSFADGLGDGVEGLRIGFSADLGYGRNAPGVLAAVRDAVTVFAEAGAQVTEVDPGFADPVEAFHVLWFSGAAKVLQGHDEEFDSIDPGLRRIVETGRGFNASDYLDATAVRMAMGVTMGAFHTDYDLLITPTMPITSFGTERQAPEGWPSQLWTSWTPYTYPFNMTQQPALSVPCGFSDGLPVGLQIVGPRHADRLVLRAGQAFQDRTDWHLRLPNLITG
- a CDS encoding M24 family metallopeptidase — translated: MSPAPLNARQLDTDPLTAAPPEEYQRRLRLVHREMSARSLAALVVADPANLYYLTGYNAWSFYMPQCLIIPADGVPHFFARAMDAAGAGFGSDLAEDRDRVHGYPEDLVHRSDVHPFDWITDRACELGLLPPDGQIAVEADANFFTARGYLALGARVGADRLVDSAELVNWVRLVKSDYEVARLRRAGTICQNAMLTAMQAVEVGMRQCDVVAQVSAAQASGTTEFGGDYPAMVPMLPTGTSAGVPHLTWNADRFVAGEATTIELCGVYQRYHAPLARTVMLGRPPQRLSRVAGIITDGMAALLDLVKPGITGDEAHAAFDAVLVRHGLTKESRVGYSIGIGYPPDWGERTVSLRRGEQTVLAENMAFHVIAGMWMDGWGYEMSEPILIGADGAERLTEVDQGLRVKR
- a CDS encoding M20 family metallopeptidase — its product is MAELSLLQASVLDLIGVEEITSLAAGLVVAPGENPPGQEQATVDVLAQACALRGLDHETDEVRPDRPNLRAVLPGGSGPGVLLLGHSDVVPVGDGWTTDPYGGLVRDGRLYGRGSSDMKGGLAAMIVAMGALRRSGVPLSGPVELAVTVDEEDAALGVQHYLAAGHGHDHLGCIVGEPTELQPIIAARGDAYLTVRVTGRAAHAGHPSDGLNAIVGAGRVIDDLSRWHRELAADAHPLAGPATVSVGRIDGGTGASIVAAECELTADRRLLPGETGTDALKTLTGRLDQLGLSADGYRTEVSVGLDMPGFETAADDQLVLAVRSAARAASAPDHDPGGWTAACDGGFLARDAGLPVVVYGPGSVSEQAHRADESVPLQELLSAARTYALTILELLGPREGGRP
- a CDS encoding maleate cis-trans isomerase family protein yields the protein MYVEGSGLAIGVVVPHDMALDRELWRWTPDDVTLLFTRTPYSPLEVTAELVTDLSDPEMIGRAATDLVTVEPLAYAYGCTSGSFIRGEAGQQAILDAITTTTGRPSVTTSGALVRAIRQLGLRRVAVANPYADDISVAFEHYLHEVGLEVAGSRNLGMMHDIWRVDYATTRQLLLAADRDDADGIVVCCTNLASYDLIAELEAELGKPVITANQATMWAALRLVGRQAVGPGQRLIESGSSIPAPPRGPGRATPEMLTAEPMRSLH
- a CDS encoding D-2-hydroxyacid dehydrogenase; translation: MRRTIAVLCRDDHDRPPGLEELTDRADVIYATADTLPEAIETADALFVWDFFSPAVRIAWPRARRLEWIHVASAGVDALLFDDLVGSEVLVSNARGVFDQPIAEYVLAAILAQAKQLYRSRDLQQAHRWQHRETRSIAGMPVLVIGTGGIGRAIARLLRAAGMQVTGAGRRTATDDPDFGTVVDSARLVDHVGTVDHLVMAAPLTAQTTGMINADVLAAMRPGAHLINVGRGPSVDEDAVLQSLRSGHLGAASLDVFVDEPLADDHPFWDEPGMHISPHLSGDTEGWLDRLATQFVEQADRWLDGRELINIVDKQRGYAAPTGRGQQ